In Phyllostomus discolor isolate MPI-MPIP mPhyDis1 chromosome 2, mPhyDis1.pri.v3, whole genome shotgun sequence, the following are encoded in one genomic region:
- the SMARCD1 gene encoding SWI/SNF-related matrix-associated actin-dependent regulator of chromatin subfamily D member 1 isoform X1, whose product MAARAGFQSVAPSGGAGASGGAGAAAALGPGGTPGPPVRMGPAPGQGLYRSPMPGAAYPRPGMLPGSRMTPQGPSMGPPGYGGNPSVRPGLAQSGMDQSRKRPAPQQIQQVQQQAVQNRNHNAKKKKMADKILPQRIRELVPESQAYMDLLAFERKLDQTIMRKRLDIQEALKRPIKQKRKLRIFISNTFNPAKSDAEDGEGTVASWELRVEGRLLEDSALSKYDATKQKRKFSSFFKSLVIELDKDLYGPDNHLVEWHRTATTQETDGFQVKRPGDVNVRCTVLLMLDYQPPQFKLDPRLARLLGIHTQTRPVIIQALWQYIKTHKLQDPHEREFVICDKYLQQIFESQRMKFSEIPQRLHALLMPPEPIIINHVISVDPNDQKKTACYDIDVEVDDTLKTQMNSFLLSTASQQEIATLDNKIHETIETINQLKTQREFMLSFARDPQGFINDWLQSQCRDLKTMTDVVGNPEEERRAEFYFQPWAQEAVCRYFYSKVQQRRQELEQALGIRNT is encoded by the exons ATGGCGGCCCGGGCGGGTTTCCAGTCTGTGGCTCCGAGCGGCGGCGCCGGAGCCTCAGGAGGGGCGGGCGCGGCGGCTGCCCTGGGCCCGGGCGGGACTCCGGGGCCTCCCGTGAGAATGGGTCCGGCACCGGGTCAAGGGTTGTACCGCTCCCCGATGCCCGGAGCGGCCTATCCG AGACCAGGTATGCTGCCAGGCAGCCGAATGACACCTCAGGGACCTTCCATGGGACCCCCTGGCTATGGGGGGAACCCTTCAGTCCGACCTGGCCTGGCTCAGTCAGGGATGGACCAGTCCCGCAAGAGACCCGCGCCTCAGCAGATCCAGCAGGTCCAGCAGCAGGCGGTCCAAAATCGAAACCACAA tgcaaagaaaaagaagatggctGACAAAATTCTACCTCAAAGG ATTCGTGAACTGGTACCAGAATCCCAGGCCTACATGGATCTCTTGGCCTTTGAAAGGAAACTGGACCAGACTATCATGAGGAAACGGCTAGATATACAGGAGGCCTTGAAACGTCCCATCAAG CAAAAACGGAAGCTGcgaattttcatttctaacacttTCAATCCGGCTAAGTCAGATGCCGAGGATGGGGAAGGGACGGTGGCTTCCTGGGAGCTTCGGGTAGAAGGACGGCTCCTCGAGGAT TCAGCCTTGTCTAAATATGATGCCAccaaacaaaagaggaaattttcttccttttttaaatccttggtgaTTGAACTGGACAAAGACCTGTATGGGCCAGACAACCATCTGGTAGAA TGGCACAGGACCGCCACTACCCAGGAGACGGATGGCTTCCAGGTGAAGCGGCCGGGAGATGTGAATGTACGGTGTACTGTCCTACTGATGCTGGATTACCAG CCTCCTCAATTTAAATTAGACCCTCGCCTGGCTCGACTCCTGGGCATCCACACCCAGACCCGTCCAGTGATCATCCAGGCACTGTGGCAATATATTAAGACACATAAGCTCCAGGACCCTCATGAGCGGGAGTTTGTCATCTGTGACAAGTACCTCCAGCAG ATCTTTGAGTCTCAACGTATGAAGTTTTCAGAGATCCCCCAACGGCTCCATGCCTTGCTTATGCCACCAGAGCCCATCATCATTAATCATGTCATCAG tgTTGACCCGAATGATCAGAAAAAGACAGCTTGTTATGACATTGATGTGGAAGTGGATGATACTTTGAAGACCCAAATGAATTCTTTTCTGCTGTCTACTGCCAGCCAGCAGGAGATTGCTACTCTAGACAACAAG atCCACGAGACAATAGAAACTATCAATCAACTGAAAACACAGCGGGAGTTCATGCTGAGCTTTGCCAGAGACCCTCAGGGTTTCATTAATGACTGGCTTCAGTCCCAGTGCCGGGACCTCAAG ACCATGACCGATGTGGTGGGTAACCCAGAGGAAGAGCGCCGAGCTGAGTTCTACTTCCAGCCTTGGGCTCAGGAGGCTGTGTGCCGATACTTCTACTCCAAG GTG
- the SMARCD1 gene encoding SWI/SNF-related matrix-associated actin-dependent regulator of chromatin subfamily D member 1 isoform X2 codes for MAARAGFQSVAPSGGAGASGGAGAAAALGPGGTPGPPVRMGPAPGQGLYRSPMPGAAYPRPGMLPGSRMTPQGPSMGPPGYGGNPSVRPGLAQSGMDQSRKRPAPQQIQQVQQQAVQNRNHNAKKKKMADKILPQRIRELVPESQAYMDLLAFERKLDQTIMRKRLDIQEALKRPIKQKRKLRIFISNTFNPAKSDAEDGEGTVASWELRVEGRLLEDSALSKYDATKQKRKFSSFFKSLVIELDKDLYGPDNHLVEPPQFKLDPRLARLLGIHTQTRPVIIQALWQYIKTHKLQDPHEREFVICDKYLQQIFESQRMKFSEIPQRLHALLMPPEPIIINHVISVDPNDQKKTACYDIDVEVDDTLKTQMNSFLLSTASQQEIATLDNKIHETIETINQLKTQREFMLSFARDPQGFINDWLQSQCRDLKTMTDVVGNPEEERRAEFYFQPWAQEAVCRYFYSKVQQRRQELEQALGIRNT; via the exons ATGGCGGCCCGGGCGGGTTTCCAGTCTGTGGCTCCGAGCGGCGGCGCCGGAGCCTCAGGAGGGGCGGGCGCGGCGGCTGCCCTGGGCCCGGGCGGGACTCCGGGGCCTCCCGTGAGAATGGGTCCGGCACCGGGTCAAGGGTTGTACCGCTCCCCGATGCCCGGAGCGGCCTATCCG AGACCAGGTATGCTGCCAGGCAGCCGAATGACACCTCAGGGACCTTCCATGGGACCCCCTGGCTATGGGGGGAACCCTTCAGTCCGACCTGGCCTGGCTCAGTCAGGGATGGACCAGTCCCGCAAGAGACCCGCGCCTCAGCAGATCCAGCAGGTCCAGCAGCAGGCGGTCCAAAATCGAAACCACAA tgcaaagaaaaagaagatggctGACAAAATTCTACCTCAAAGG ATTCGTGAACTGGTACCAGAATCCCAGGCCTACATGGATCTCTTGGCCTTTGAAAGGAAACTGGACCAGACTATCATGAGGAAACGGCTAGATATACAGGAGGCCTTGAAACGTCCCATCAAG CAAAAACGGAAGCTGcgaattttcatttctaacacttTCAATCCGGCTAAGTCAGATGCCGAGGATGGGGAAGGGACGGTGGCTTCCTGGGAGCTTCGGGTAGAAGGACGGCTCCTCGAGGAT TCAGCCTTGTCTAAATATGATGCCAccaaacaaaagaggaaattttcttccttttttaaatccttggtgaTTGAACTGGACAAAGACCTGTATGGGCCAGACAACCATCTGGTAGAA CCTCCTCAATTTAAATTAGACCCTCGCCTGGCTCGACTCCTGGGCATCCACACCCAGACCCGTCCAGTGATCATCCAGGCACTGTGGCAATATATTAAGACACATAAGCTCCAGGACCCTCATGAGCGGGAGTTTGTCATCTGTGACAAGTACCTCCAGCAG ATCTTTGAGTCTCAACGTATGAAGTTTTCAGAGATCCCCCAACGGCTCCATGCCTTGCTTATGCCACCAGAGCCCATCATCATTAATCATGTCATCAG tgTTGACCCGAATGATCAGAAAAAGACAGCTTGTTATGACATTGATGTGGAAGTGGATGATACTTTGAAGACCCAAATGAATTCTTTTCTGCTGTCTACTGCCAGCCAGCAGGAGATTGCTACTCTAGACAACAAG atCCACGAGACAATAGAAACTATCAATCAACTGAAAACACAGCGGGAGTTCATGCTGAGCTTTGCCAGAGACCCTCAGGGTTTCATTAATGACTGGCTTCAGTCCCAGTGCCGGGACCTCAAG ACCATGACCGATGTGGTGGGTAACCCAGAGGAAGAGCGCCGAGCTGAGTTCTACTTCCAGCCTTGGGCTCAGGAGGCTGTGTGCCGATACTTCTACTCCAAG GTG